Genomic DNA from Chloroflexia bacterium SDU3-3:
TGAAGGACCACGACAAGGGCCAGCCGCTGGCCGTGGGCACACCCTACACCCTCGTGTTCAACGTGGGTGCGCCGCAGGCCGAGGCCCTAGCCAGCGCCAGCGCCAGCCTCGGCCAGATCTTCGACGCCAGCCCCAAGGCCAAGCGCATCGAGATCACCGTGGTGATCGACAGCGATGACCTGACCATCACCGGCAGCGACCAGGGCGTGATCGCGGTGCCGCGCAAAGGCGCATCTACCCAGGATGCCAGCTTCACCATCACGCCCACCAAGGATGGCCCCAACGAGCTACGCGCGCTGTTTTTCGCCAACAACCGCATGTTCCAAAAAATGAAGCTGACCCTGCACGTGGGCGCAGCCCAGGCCGCCCCGATCGAGCAGCAGGCCAGCGGCAAGACGCTGCAGAGCGCCCTGGCCAGCCAGCCGCGCCCGCAGGAGATCGACCTGGTCATCCTGCGCAGGGATGCGGGCTACGAGTTCATCCTCAACAGCGGCGGTGTGAAGCGGGCCACCGTCAACCTCAGCGAGCAGCAGATCGCCGACATGACCGCCAACGCCCGCGAGGAGCTGAAGGGCATTGTCTACGCCAAGGAGGGCGGGCGCTACCTCTACCAGTCCGCCGACACCAGCATCCCAGCCTTCGCTCACGAGCAGTCGCTCAAGGCCCTGATGGGCATCGGCACCGACCTGTTCGAGGGCCTGTTCTTCGCGCCGGGCAGCGGTGCCGACGCCAACGAGATGGGCCGCGTGCTGCGCGAGAGATCGCGCCAGAGCAAGCTGCAGATCGCGATCATCGCCGAGCGCTTCAGCTTCCCCTGGGCGCTGCTCTACGACCGCGACTACGACCCCGACCACGTAGAGCCGGAGGGCTTCTGGGGATTTAAGCACGTGATCGAGTACACGCCCGAGTTCCGCACCGCCACGCCCCTGAACCTCACCCCCGAGATCAGCGTGGCGGGCGAGCTGGAGATCGGCTTTGTGGTCAACACCACGATCGACGACGAGCTGCGCCAAAAAGGGCTGCCGGTCGACGTGGTCAAGCCGCAGCAGGCGTTTCTGCGCCAGCTGCCCGGCGTGACGGTGAGCGAGTACACCACCAAGGCCGAGCTGATCAGCCTGCTGAGCAGCACGCAGCCCGGCCCGCAGCTGCTCTACTTCTACTGCCACGCCGAGAGCACGCTGCCCAGCGACCCGGGCGGCGTGGATGCCTCGCAGCTCACCCTCTCCGACGGGCCGGTGACGCTGAAGGATCTGAAGCGGCTGGCCTCGCTCAGCAAGGCCGAGGAGAGCCTGCAGAGCGCTCCGC
This window encodes:
- a CDS encoding CHAT domain-containing protein; amino-acid sequence: MPITASQLSSTPFVVATPDEPLGALLERLPASRPARFASFVVIAEPGGIFRVLRWQDVEERVRSWPSDPRALPVGQLPQLPAPVPAVDADRIGIQAANELRDEQKPLKVVVVLKAGQVLGLLAQPLRGDQQIDAPDPFPQNHMANTLPDDPPLDEEDEAEQVDKPEPQIQPRTHTSPAEEAEASKGVEPEPRAHDTPPEQAEQRVINALLKDHDKGQPLAVGTPYTLVFNVGAPQAEALASASASLGQIFDASPKAKRIEITVVIDSDDLTITGSDQGVIAVPRKGASTQDASFTITPTKDGPNELRALFFANNRMFQKMKLTLHVGAAQAAPIEQQASGKTLQSALASQPRPQEIDLVILRRDAGYEFILNSGGVKRATVNLSEQQIADMTANAREELKGIVYAKEGGRYLYQSADTSIPAFAHEQSLKALMGIGTDLFEGLFFAPGSGADANEMGRVLRERSRQSKLQIAIIAERFSFPWALLYDRDYDPDHVEPEGFWGFKHVIEYTPEFRTATPLNLTPEISVAGELEIGFVVNTTIDDELRQKGLPVDVVKPQQAFLRQLPGVTVSEYTTKAELISLLSSTQPGPQLLYFYCHAESTLPSDPGGVDASQLTLSDGPVTLKDLKRLASLSKAEESLQSAPLVFINACESAELSPYFYDGLVPYLIAKGARGVLGTEVNTPALFAAEFARLLLQRFAAGGQPIGELLLDLRREYLMDKNNVMGLVYALHSGAQVVVQRI